From Salarias fasciatus chromosome 12, fSalaFa1.1, whole genome shotgun sequence, the proteins below share one genomic window:
- the htr1aa gene encoding 5-hydroxytryptamine (serotonin) receptor 1A a: MDFITTSANDSNATSGYPGGVDVVADWDRGENGTGSGSLPDLALSYQIITSLLLGALILCSIFGNACVVAAIALERSLQNVANYLIGSLAVTDLMVSVLVLPMAALYQVLNKWTLGQEICDLFISLDVLCCTSSILHLCAIALDRYWAITDPIDYVNKRTPRRAALLISVTWLIGFSISIPPMLGWRSDEDRANPDACMISQDPGYTIYSTFGAFYIPLILMLVLYGRIFRAARFRIRKTVKKTEKIKTSEKNLTVSPAIFHKKTNGEAGDKGWKRSDESKSNSPCVNGAVKHGDEGESLEIIEVISNSRTHLPLPNTPQSSSQGYENMNEKNSGAKRKLALARERKTVKTLGIIMGTFIFCWLPFFIVALVLPFCAESCYMPDWLGAVINWLGYSNSLLNPIIYAYFNKDFQNAFKKIIKCKFHRP, translated from the coding sequence ATGGATTTTATAACTACAAGCGCCAACGACAGCAACGCAACCAGCGGCTACCCGGGCGGAGTGGACGTAGTAGCGGACTGGGACCGGGGTGAGAATGGCACGGGGTCTGGGTCTCTGCCCGATCTGGCGCTAAGTTACCAGATTATCACCTCTCTGCTCCTGGGGGCCCTCATCCTCTGCTCCATATTCGGCAATGCATGCGTCGTGGCAGCGATCGCCTTGGAGAGATCTCTCCAGAATGTGGCCAACTATCTTATCGGATCCCTGGCAGTGACAGACCTCATGGTATCAGTGCTGGTTCTGCCAATGGCGGCCCTCTACCAGGTTTTAAATAAGTGGACTCTGGGGCAAGAGATCTGTGATTTATTCATCTCTTTGGATGTACTGTGTTGCACATCATCCATTCTACATCTGTGCGCAATTGCCTTGGACAGGTACTGGGCCATAACAGACCCAATTGACTATGTAAATAAACGGACACCAAGGAGAGCTGCGCTCTTGATTAGTGTGACCTGGCTAATTGGTTTCTCCATCTCTATTCCGCCTATGTTAGGCTGGAGAAGCGATGAAGACAGAGCGAATCCAGATGCTTGCATGATCAGCCAGGACCCAGGTTACACAATTTACTCTACGTTTGGGGCTTTTTACATCCCTCTCATTCTGATGTTGGTCCTGTACGGGCGAATATTCAGGGCGGCTCGGTTTCGGATTCGGAAGACAGTAAAGAAAACGGAGAAGATAAAGACGTCGGAAAAGAATCTGACCGTGTCTCCGGCCATCTTCCACAAGAAAACCAATGGGGAAGCCGGCGATAAGGGCTGGAAGCGCAGCGACGAGTCAAAATCCAACTCTCCGTGCGTAAATGGAGCGGTGAAGCATGGAGACGAAGGCGAGTCGCTGGAGATAATAGAAGTTATCAGCAACTCGAGGACGCACCTGCCTCTGCCCAACACTCCTCAGTCTTCCTCACAAGGTTATGAAAATATGAATGAGAAGAACTCCGGGGCTAAGAGGAAGCTCGCACTGGCCAGGGAGCGTAAAACGGTGAAAACACTCGGGATCATCATGGGAACTTTCATCTTCTGCTGGCTGCCCTTTTTCATCGTCGCTCTGGTGCTGCCTTTCTgtgcagaaagctgctacatGCCCGACTGGCTGGGCGCCGTCATAAACTGGCTGGGCTACTCCAACTCTCTCCTTAACCCCATCATATATGCCTACTTCAACAAAGACTTCCAGAATGCTTTCAAGAAGATCATTAaatgcaaattccacagacCCTAA
- the rnf180a gene encoding E3 ubiquitin-protein ligase RNF180 codes for MWTSTSNSQSVRPAVQARSTPQVPAKRSSRPAAGDPPHHSFSSVREPDAFWAEVRSGAVTGRPSYGHIPPPIFSEEEEEEEDDEEDEENEDGGNTGHSGVMEVMCQTMPSAVMAPCAAFGERRLSKREKNRIKSLKRRQRRREKWRQQQESRQSSTGNPSSSSSGSSSSSSSSSSSGSSEDEEALSNRDKEGYICAVCLDVYFSPYMCQPCSHIFCEPCLRTLAKNSPTNTPCPLCRTIITHVFFQKELNQTARTFFPKEYLSRKQNFQKASCAKWPLPSCRKLFHIFGGFQRQSSPIARRQFPHGGGYRLDAIDFEDDSRGWRFDMDMVIIYIYSVNWVIGFFIFCFLCYLFFPSF; via the exons ATGTGGACCTCCACCTCCAACTCTCAGTCTGTTCGGCCTGCTGTCCAAGCCAGATCCACACCCCAGGTACCTGCAAAACGCTCCTCCAGACCAGCCGCCGGAGACCCACCACACCACTCATTCAGTTCAGTCAGAGAGCCTGATGCATTCTGGGCTGAGGTGCGGTCAGGAGCGGTAACTGGACGACCATCATATGGTCACATACCACCACCTATATTctctgaggaagaagaggaagaggaagacgacgaagaggatgaggagaatgAAGACGGTGGCAACACAGGCCACAgcggggtgatggaggtgatgtgtCAAACCATGCCCTCGGCAGTCATGGCACCTTGTGCTGCTTTTGGAGAGAGAAGGTTGAGTAAAAGAGAGAAGAACAGGATCAAAAGcttgaagaggagacagaggagaaggGAGAAATGGAGGCAACAACAGGAAAGCAGACAG AGTTCAACAGGAAACCcgtcaagcagcagcagcggcagcagcagcagcagcagcagcagcagcagcagcggcagcagtgaGGACGAGGAGGCCCTGAGCAACAGGGACAAAGAGGGCTACATCTGCGCTGTGTGCTTGGACGTGTACTTTAGTCCCTACATGTGCCAACCCTGCAGCCACATTTTCTGTGAACCCTGTTTGAGGACCTTGGCTAAGAACAGCCCCACGAACACCCCGTGCCCCCTGTGCAGAACAATCATCACACATGTGTTCTTCCAAAAAG AGCTGAACCAGACGGCAAGGACATTCTTCCCAAAGGAATATCTTTCCAGGAAACAGAACTTCCAGAAGGCGAGTTGTGCGAAGTGGCCTCTCCCTAGCTGCAGAAAACTCTTCCACATCTTTGGAG GCTTCCAGAGGCAGTCCAGCCCCATTGCTCGACGCCAGTTCCCCCACGGAGGAGGCTACCGGCTGGATGCCATCGACTTCGAGGATGACTCTCGAGGCTGGCGATTTGACATGGACATGGTTATCATCTACATTTACTCAGTCAACTGGGTCATCGgcttctttattttctgctttctttgttATCTCTTCTTCCCTTCATTCTGA